The Sulfolobus islandicus Y.N.15.51 sequence AACATTTCATATGTTACTATAATTGCAAATAATAAATCCAAAATTAATGCGACGTAATAATAACTCATTATGTTTATTGCTCTTCTGGTAGTTTGAACTTCAGATGGGGCTCTAAATTTAACTGATAAGAACACTATACTCCCCATGAAAACTGCGAAAACACCACCTGCTGCTATATAAGTTACACTCCATAATGTTTGCACATATGTTGTTATTGGACTTTGAGTAAGATATACCAAATTTCCGAAATCCCCTATCCATAAAAAGAAGAAGAAAAATGCCAATATCGTGACTATCCACAACACATAATCTTTTGGAGTCATTCTCTTATTGGTACTCATGCTAACTCACCACTATCAAGGTTCCTTTCATTAAGTAATGGCCAGGGCCACAGAATTCAGCACACCATATATCATATACTCCAGGTTTATTAACGATTATATAGAAATCGTACACATATCCCGGTATCGCTTCAAACTTGAACCCTAACTGCGGTATATAAAAGGCGTGAATAACGTCTTTTGATTGGATTTCAAGTACATAGGTCTGATTGGCCTTCAATACCAATTCATTGGTTGTGGTAGTCCCATTAGGATATACGAATTCCCAAGCGTATTGCATAGCTATTACCTTAATAGGAATAGCGTCTTGCCTTTGAGTAGTTGATAGATAGGCTCCAGTGTTTATTGAATTCAGATAAATATCTGAAAAAATGCCCAGAACTGTTAAGATTACAATTGCAAATACTATAGTTGACAGTTCAAATATCCTGGCTTTTTCCAATCCCCATCACCACGTTTATGAAAATTGAGATCGAAAACAAAATTAGGGAAGTACCTAAAAATTGACCTATTAAAAATTGGTTAATCATGGGATTGCTTGAAAGTGAAAACACCTCATATAGAGAATATATTAGCCCACCTAGTATAGACACGTTAATCAGTAGTACTGCTAGCCCACTTAATATCCTCCTTTCCTTATACTCAATTACCACACCTCCATCAGTTAATGGAGAACTCTGCCATTTAGCTAAAACTCTAGGTTGCACAACATATCTTAATAATGGCCAAATCACTGCAAAACAAACTAGGAAAATAATACCGTCAACCTCAGCTCCTATCGGTCCAATATCTCTTCCAGGTGTTAAAGCTGCCCAAACACTGTTAACTATAAAGCTGACAATGAAACCACTACCTATTGCAATAGACGCTGGCCTTAATGCTGGATGTGGAGCCTTATGCCTAAATATATATTCCTCTATAAATGGAAATAGCACAGTAACTACAACCCAGCCTAGGAATATCAGAGAGGCATTAGTTGGACTTACTGCCTTGTAGAAGAAGTAAATGAATAAGAAGTACCAGTCAGGGACTGGTGGAGTTTGCGCAGCTTCCACTGGGTTAAATGCAGGCATTATATATTTAGGAGTACCACCGGTAATAGCAATGTTAAATGGTATCGCTCCTGCTATCAGAAATATCGCACCAAAGGTTAGTAGGAATATCATTATCACCATCCCTATAGACCTCATTAACGGTTGAAGTTCCCATTTGAGATCAGACCTTATCTTATCTTGGTATTCGTCTATTAGCTCGGGGTAGCCTGGCCTAACTTGAGATACTGGTGGAGTTATGCCATGTTTTTCAAATATGTAAAGATGTAGACCTATAAGCGCTAGTATTAATCCACCTACTATCCAGTGAAACACGAAGAATCTTTGTACTAGAGGATCCACACCAGACATTATACCGGGTTGATCGGGATTTACTACAGTAAATAGTGAAATTAGATAACCCAAGTTAAATGGCATGTATGAGAATAAGTTTAGCCCAGTAGTTGTTGCAACCCATGAGATCAAGTTGTAAGGTAGTGAATATCCTAAATAAGCCTCAGTTAATGTTAAGCCAGCTAATCCAGCTCCAACTACCCACATTATTTCTCTTGGTTGTCTATAAGCTCCTACAAAGAAGTTTCTGGTCATGTGAACTAACAATAAGAAGACCATGGCGTAAGCTCCCCAGCTATGAAGACTAAATAATAAGGCACCGTACGGTATTTTACTTATTAAATAAGTGGTTGATGTGTATGGATCGCTTGGCGTATAGTAAAGTGCAACTAAAGCACCAGTTATTACTTCGAGTATGAACGCTGATAATACCAGCCCTCCTAGCCAATAATCTATCGAGTAAGCATATCTAGGCGCAGGTCTTAAAGTATGGCCGTAAATTCCTAACCTATCATCTAACCATTTCATAAATCTATCGAATAAACCAGCCTTTTGCTCATCTACCATGCTAACCACCCTTGCTGCAAGACGGATTAGAAGGTACGCTATAGTCATATCTAGGATCGTAAAGCAGGTTATCAGATGGGGTAGTTCTGGGTATTGATGCACTGAAATAGGGAGCATTAGTGCCTACTGCGTATATGTCACCAGAACTCTGATCATATTCTAATAGTATTATAGGGAGAGGTCTTGGAGCTGGTCCCCCAATAACTACACCACCCTTGGCTAGCAAGTACAAGGAACCATGGCATGGACAATGGAGGACTGAATTTTGAGTATCTAAACCTGGATTATTTTCAGAAGTTACTAAAACTTGTGCAGGGAGTTGGCAACCCAGATGTACACAAACATCAGAGAACGCGTAAATGGAGTTATTTGGACCTACACCACTTATGGTCTTCATTTGTCCTAGTGGACCCGCATATTGCCCATAGTATGGATTTGGTATTTCTGGAACAGGTTGACCTAAAAGCACTTGCAAGTCAACTAGGAAACAAGGTTCATTGGTTAATGGATAAGCGAAGAAGTAGACTGGACAGCCAGAACTTAACTGTTGCTGTATATCTTTAATATTAGCTATCTTATATTTTGGAAATCCAGCTAATCCATCAGTATTATTTACTACTAAGTATTGCTTTGACATGGTACCTAATTCATTGTAGAAATATGCTACGTAATCCGCTAATGGCTTTATTAAAGGGGCTATTGCAACTGCAGCTCCTACTATTAAATACAGTCTTAAGAATGTCCTTCTGTTCATCATTCTAATATACCTTGATAAGATATTTAAGTTTTATCATATAACATTATTAACTTATGTTTACATTCTTTAATATAGAATATGATTATGATACTCTACATAAGGTAATAAATTTATAAATCTTAGTTACAAGAATTTAGCATATGAAAGCACAGTCCTCTATGCTACCCGTAATCGTTGGAATCCTAGTTGCAATAATAGCAGTAGGAGTTTCAGTATACGCTTACTATGAATACCAAGT is a genomic window containing:
- a CDS encoding cytochrome c oxidase subunit II, with translation MEKARIFELSTIVFAIVILTVLGIFSDIYLNSINTGAYLSTTQRQDAIPIKVIAMQYAWEFVYPNGTTTTNELVLKANQTYVLEIQSKDVIHAFYIPQLGFKFEAIPGYVYDFYIIVNKPGVYDIWCAEFCGPGHYLMKGTLIVVS
- a CDS encoding cytochrome b — translated: MVDEQKAGLFDRFMKWLDDRLGIYGHTLRPAPRYAYSIDYWLGGLVLSAFILEVITGALVALYYTPSDPYTSTTYLISKIPYGALLFSLHSWGAYAMVFLLLVHMTRNFFVGAYRQPREIMWVVGAGLAGLTLTEAYLGYSLPYNLISWVATTTGLNLFSYMPFNLGYLISLFTVVNPDQPGIMSGVDPLVQRFFVFHWIVGGLILALIGLHLYIFEKHGITPPVSQVRPGYPELIDEYQDKIRSDLKWELQPLMRSIGMVIMIFLLTFGAIFLIAGAIPFNIAITGGTPKYIMPAFNPVEAAQTPPVPDWYFLFIYFFYKAVSPTNASLIFLGWVVVTVLFPFIEEYIFRHKAPHPALRPASIAIGSGFIVSFIVNSVWAALTPGRDIGPIGAEVDGIIFLVCFAVIWPLLRYVVQPRVLAKWQSSPLTDGGVVIEYKERRILSGLAVLLINVSILGGLIYSLYEVFSLSSNPMINQFLIGQFLGTSLILFSISIFINVVMGIGKSQDI
- a CDS encoding Rieske 2Fe-2S domain-containing protein; protein product: MMNRRTFLRLYLIVGAAVAIAPLIKPLADYVAYFYNELGTMSKQYLVVNNTDGLAGFPKYKIANIKDIQQQLSSGCPVYFFAYPLTNEPCFLVDLQVLLGQPVPEIPNPYYGQYAGPLGQMKTISGVGPNNSIYAFSDVCVHLGCQLPAQVLVTSENNPGLDTQNSVLHCPCHGSLYLLAKGGVVIGGPAPRPLPIILLEYDQSSGDIYAVGTNAPYFSASIPRTTPSDNLLYDPRYDYSVPSNPSCSKGG